The following proteins come from a genomic window of Rhizobium sp. 007:
- a CDS encoding sensor histidine kinase KdpD: MPDDRSDQAARPSPDALLEKARAEMRGRLKIFLGAAPGVGKTYEMLVSGRAKLADGVDVVVGVVETHGRKETQALLDGFRIIPRAKVQYKGHTLEEMDLDAILARKPDLVLVDELAHTNAEGSRHPKRYLDVKELLDRGIDVYTTLNIQHVESLNDVVSQITRIRVRETVPDSVIDLADDIEIIDLTPDDLIKRLHDGKVYVPKTAERALSNYFTPGNLTALRELALRKTAQRVDDQLVSHMQAHAISGPWAAGERVLVSIDQHPRSASLVRYATRMASRLRAPWSAVYIETNQSISLTEEQRDTIAATLRLAERLGGEAVTLPGSGVAEELLRHASANNVTHIVVGSPVKATWRQWFQHSPVDELIRRAGGISVHVISGNEKDGNAGRGVKPAPALPAFNIKAYLLATIYVAAALAFSTVLDQVLDVRNLALVFLMAVLTSAVLHGLRPALYSCILGALAFNFFFLPPRFTLTIRDPESVVAFFFFIGVAVIASNLTATVQRQAAAARQRARTTEDLYLFSRKLASTGTLDDVLWATAFQIASMLKVRVVLLLPEGGTIAVKAGYPPDDTLDDADIAAARWAWEHNHAAGRGADTLPGAKRLYVPLRTGRTAVGVIGLDSDRRDGPLFTPEQQRLLDALADQAALAIERIQLVADVDRAKLAAEADRLRSALLTSISHDLKTPLAAILGAAGTLRDYFGSMPMEDRNDLLATVIDESERLNRFIANLLDMTKIESGAMEPNYGLHYPGDIAGSALRRAGKILDRHKPEMIIPADLPMVRVDPVLFEQALFNLLDNAAKYAPEGSAIRIEGWADAGEVVIQVADEGPGIPPADLTRIFDTFYRVRKGDQVRAGTGLGLSICRGFIEAMGGTIFAGNRKDRSGAIFTIRMPKPNDIPKLDELK, encoded by the coding sequence ATGCCGGACGACAGAAGCGATCAGGCCGCAAGGCCTTCTCCCGACGCGCTTCTCGAGAAAGCGCGCGCCGAAATGCGCGGCCGTCTGAAGATATTTCTTGGCGCCGCCCCTGGCGTCGGCAAGACTTATGAAATGCTGGTTTCCGGACGGGCAAAGCTTGCGGACGGCGTTGACGTTGTCGTCGGGGTGGTTGAGACGCATGGCCGCAAGGAAACGCAGGCGCTGCTCGACGGCTTCCGTATCATTCCGCGGGCGAAGGTCCAGTATAAGGGCCACACCCTGGAGGAGATGGATCTCGACGCCATCCTCGCCCGCAAGCCGGATCTCGTCCTCGTCGATGAGCTCGCCCATACGAACGCAGAAGGCAGCCGCCACCCGAAACGATATCTCGATGTCAAGGAGCTGCTGGACCGCGGCATCGATGTCTATACGACGTTGAATATCCAGCATGTCGAGAGCTTGAACGACGTCGTTTCGCAGATCACCCGTATCCGCGTTCGCGAGACCGTACCGGACTCGGTGATCGACTTGGCTGACGATATCGAGATCATCGATTTGACGCCCGACGACCTGATCAAACGCCTGCACGACGGCAAGGTCTATGTGCCGAAAACGGCCGAACGCGCGCTGAGCAACTATTTCACGCCCGGAAATCTGACGGCACTTCGTGAACTCGCATTGCGCAAGACCGCACAGCGCGTCGACGACCAACTCGTCAGCCATATGCAGGCGCATGCCATCTCCGGTCCCTGGGCTGCCGGCGAGCGTGTGCTGGTTTCGATCGATCAGCATCCGCGATCAGCCTCGCTGGTGCGTTATGCTACGCGCATGGCTTCGCGGCTGCGCGCGCCGTGGTCAGCGGTCTATATCGAAACCAATCAGTCGATCAGTCTGACAGAAGAACAGCGCGATACGATCGCTGCCACGCTGCGGCTCGCCGAGCGGTTAGGCGGCGAGGCTGTTACCCTTCCCGGCAGCGGGGTTGCCGAGGAATTGCTTCGCCACGCAAGCGCCAACAACGTAACACATATTGTGGTTGGATCACCCGTGAAGGCGACATGGCGCCAATGGTTTCAGCACTCGCCGGTCGACGAGCTGATCCGGCGAGCCGGTGGTATCAGCGTTCACGTCATCTCCGGCAACGAGAAGGACGGCAATGCAGGCCGCGGCGTCAAGCCGGCACCCGCATTGCCGGCCTTCAACATCAAGGCCTATCTGCTTGCAACGATCTACGTTGCGGCAGCACTCGCCTTCAGCACGGTGCTCGATCAGGTTCTGGACGTGCGCAACCTTGCTCTCGTCTTCCTGATGGCCGTCCTCACCTCCGCGGTACTCCACGGCTTGCGGCCCGCGCTCTACAGCTGCATTCTGGGCGCACTTGCCTTCAACTTCTTCTTCCTGCCGCCGCGTTTCACCCTGACGATCAGGGATCCTGAAAGCGTGGTCGCCTTCTTCTTCTTCATCGGCGTTGCCGTGATTGCGAGTAATCTCACAGCGACCGTTCAGCGCCAGGCGGCGGCCGCTCGACAGCGTGCGCGCACCACCGAGGACCTTTATCTTTTTTCCCGCAAGCTTGCGAGCACCGGCACGCTCGACGATGTACTCTGGGCAACGGCCTTTCAGATCGCCTCGATGCTTAAGGTGCGGGTCGTCCTGCTCCTGCCCGAAGGCGGAACGATTGCGGTCAAGGCCGGATATCCGCCGGACGATACGCTGGACGATGCCGACATCGCCGCAGCACGCTGGGCCTGGGAACACAACCATGCCGCCGGGCGCGGCGCAGACACGCTTCCCGGCGCGAAGCGCCTTTATGTGCCGCTTAGAACCGGACGTACCGCCGTCGGCGTCATTGGCCTCGACAGCGACCGCCGCGACGGTCCACTCTTTACGCCTGAACAGCAGCGGCTCCTGGATGCGCTTGCCGATCAGGCAGCACTTGCCATCGAGCGTATACAGCTTGTCGCCGATGTCGATCGCGCCAAGCTTGCCGCCGAAGCCGATCGCCTGCGCTCCGCCCTGCTGACGTCGATCTCGCACGATTTGAAGACCCCGCTCGCAGCAATTCTCGGCGCCGCCGGCACGCTGCGTGACTATTTCGGTTCCATGCCGATGGAAGACCGAAACGACCTTCTGGCGACGGTCATCGATGAATCCGAGCGGCTGAACCGGTTCATCGCCAATCTGCTCGACATGACGAAAATCGAATCCGGAGCCATGGAGCCGAACTATGGTCTGCACTATCCCGGCGACATCGCTGGCAGCGCGCTGAGACGGGCCGGCAAGATCCTTGACCGTCACAAGCCTGAGATGATCATTCCGGCTGACCTGCCGATGGTGCGCGTCGATCCGGTGCTCTTCGAACAGGCGCTCTTCAACCTGCTCGACAATGCCGCGAAATATGCGCCTGAAGGTTCGGCGATCCGCATCGAGGGATGGGCCGACGCCGGAGAGGTCGTCATTCAGGTCGCCGACGAAGGCCCAGGCATTCCACCCGCTGACCTGACGCGCATCTTCGACACCTTCTACCGCGTCCGCAAGGGCGATCAGGTGCGCGCCGGAACAGGCCTTGGCCTTTCCATCTGCCGCGGCTTCATAGAAGCGATGGGCGGCACGATCTTCGCCGGAAACCGCAAGGACCGCTCCGGTGCCATCTTTACGATCCGTATGCCAAAACCCAATGACATTCCAAAACTGGACGAACTCAAATGA